In Colwellia sp. PAMC 20917, a single genomic region encodes these proteins:
- a CDS encoding transposase, with product MPKPRSQQISLSDTPYYHICSQTVRKAFLCGIDKETGVSYEHRRHWIEQRIFTLSQVFAIDICAHAVMNNHLHLVLHVDSEKANNWTTLEVLSRWHTLFKGTLLTCQYQRQQSLTTFEIEIVEETAQVYKQRLIDISWFMRALNEPIARQANKEDKCTGHFWEGRFKSQALLDEGALLACMAYVDLNPVRAGIAPTPEQSRFTSIQLRIKAAIMGEQPTTLLPFTGNEQQAKTSGIRFSLKDYLTLVDETGRVIRADKRGAIDNKTANILSRLHISDESWLKLTTNFEGIFTGAVGTAEHLCEFTEHVGLKRAHGKANAQACLNSA from the coding sequence ATGCCCAAGCCTCGTTCACAACAAATCAGTTTATCTGATACGCCGTATTATCATATTTGCAGTCAAACCGTTCGAAAAGCCTTTTTATGTGGTATTGATAAAGAAACCGGTGTCAGTTATGAGCACAGGCGTCATTGGATTGAACAGCGCATTTTTACATTATCTCAGGTCTTTGCTATTGATATTTGTGCTCACGCGGTTATGAATAATCACTTACATTTAGTCCTTCATGTTGATAGTGAAAAAGCTAACAACTGGACGACGCTAGAGGTACTGTCTCGTTGGCATACGTTGTTTAAAGGCACCCTGTTGACCTGTCAGTATCAGCGACAGCAATCATTAACGACATTCGAAATAGAAATAGTTGAAGAAACAGCACAGGTCTATAAACAGCGCTTAATCGATATCAGTTGGTTTATGCGAGCATTAAACGAGCCTATTGCTCGACAAGCCAATAAAGAAGATAAATGCACAGGGCACTTTTGGGAAGGACGCTTTAAATCACAAGCCCTGCTCGATGAAGGGGCATTACTTGCTTGTATGGCTTATGTAGATTTAAATCCAGTGCGTGCGGGCATTGCCCCAACACCTGAGCAATCGCGTTTTACCAGTATTCAACTGCGTATCAAAGCAGCCATCATGGGAGAGCAACCGACAACCTTATTACCTTTTACGGGCAATGAACAGCAAGCTAAAACCTCCGGTATCCGCTTTAGCTTGAAGGACTATTTAACCCTTGTAGATGAAACAGGTCGGGTAATAAGAGCAGACAAACGAGGCGCTATCGATAACAAAACCGCAAATATACTGTCAAGACTTCACATCAGCGATGAAAGTTGGCTCAAACTCACCACAAACTTTGAAGGTATATTCACTGGCGCGGTAGGCACCGCAGAGCATTTGTGTGAATTTACTGAGCACGTGGGGTTAAAGCGAGCACACGGTAAAGCAAATGCCCAAGCTTGTTTGAATAGCGCGTAA
- a CDS encoding DUF3718 domain-containing protein has protein sequence MKILTLAVVFVLLAFNSNATKYKFIATDSSIETEMCVFAGNNDKDGLKKALRLRMMGSAINSKRFTVNSVTCNDMVMAHFAHKYDALDTFSYLNHFTSKKDKIPTTSVEIKDIAAVFNHKNEETKIIYVGSAK, from the coding sequence ATGAAAATTTTAACATTGGCAGTAGTGTTCGTATTATTAGCTTTCAATTCTAATGCTACCAAGTACAAGTTCATTGCAACAGATAGTAGTATTGAGACAGAAATGTGTGTGTTTGCTGGCAATAATGATAAAGATGGATTAAAAAAAGCACTGAGATTGCGTATGATGGGTTCTGCGATTAATTCAAAACGCTTTACTGTTAATTCTGTTACTTGTAATGATATGGTAATGGCGCATTTTGCCCATAAATATGATGCGTTAGATACCTTTTCGTATTTAAACCATTTCACCTCCAAAAAAGATAAAATACCTACCACAAGTGTTGAAATAAAAGATATCGCAGCCGTTTTCAATCACAAAAATGAAGAGACTAAGATCATTTATGTCGGCTCGGCTAAATAA
- a CDS encoding DUF3718 domain-containing protein — MKILTLAVVFVLLAFNSNATKYEFIATDSNIETKMCVFAGNNDKDGLKKALRLRIMGSSINSKRFTVNSKRFTVNSVTCNNMVMAHFAHKYDAFDTFSYLNHFTSKKDKIPTTSVEIKDIAAIFNHKNEETKIIYVGSAK; from the coding sequence ATGAAAATTTTAACATTGGCAGTAGTGTTCGTATTATTAGCTTTCAATTCTAATGCTACCAAGTACGAGTTTATTGCAACAGATAGTAATATTGAGACAAAAATGTGTGTGTTTGCTGGCAATAATGATAAAGATGGATTAAAAAAAGCACTGAGATTGCGTATAATGGGTTCTTCGATTAATTCGAAACGTTTTACTGTTAATTCAAAACGCTTTACTGTTAATTCTGTTACTTGTAATAATATGGTAATGGCGCATTTTGCCCATAAATATGATGCGTTTGATACCTTTTCGTATTTAAACCATTTCACCTCCAAAAAAGATAAAATACCTACCACAAGTGTTGAAATAAAAGATATCGCAGCCATTTTCAATCACAAAAATGAAGAGACTAAGATCATTTATGTCGGCTCGGCTAAATAA
- a CDS encoding acetolactate synthase 3 large subunit: MTKKQFTGAQMVVKALAALDVKYIFGYPGGTVLDIYDALFQQTDVEHILVRHEQAATHMADGFARATGEVGVVLATSGPGATNCITGIATAYMDSIPMVVLSGQVPTTLIGDDAFQETDIVGCSRPIVKHSFNCRVVEDIPNIIAKAFYIASTGRPGPVVIELPKDLLMPTSMGEFHIETDVKMRSYNPSIKGHPKQIRKAVKAMTTAKKLVVYSGGGVIIANASGLLTKLVEKLDAPITNTLMGLGGISGTHKNYIGMLGMHGSVEANKTMANADVILALGARFDDRVTNNVKKFCPDAKIIHVDIDPTSISKTINAHIPVVGQLEVVLQQLLDELAATDFEPNKEERMQWWQEVNNWRDINRVAYVQEGDQIKPQRVIEAMYKITQGEAYVCSDVGQHQMFAAQYYPFAKPRQWINSGGLGTMGFGLPAAMGVKLAFPESHVICITGDGSIQMNIQELSTCLQYNLPVVIISLNNRSLGMVRQWQDMVYGGRHSSSYMESLPDFVKLAESYGHVGMQINHLDELEDKLTEAFAIKNRLVFVDVLVDENEHVYPMQIRLGAIDDMWIKKGVKA, encoded by the coding sequence ATGACAAAGAAGCAATTCACTGGTGCACAGATGGTAGTAAAAGCATTAGCGGCACTCGACGTGAAGTACATTTTCGGCTACCCCGGTGGTACTGTTTTAGATATTTACGATGCCTTATTTCAGCAAACAGACGTTGAGCATATCTTAGTACGTCATGAACAAGCGGCAACCCATATGGCCGATGGGTTTGCTCGGGCCACTGGCGAGGTAGGTGTCGTGCTTGCCACATCCGGTCCTGGGGCAACAAACTGTATAACGGGTATTGCGACCGCTTACATGGATTCAATTCCTATGGTGGTGCTTTCAGGACAAGTACCGACCACACTTATTGGCGATGATGCCTTCCAAGAAACTGATATTGTCGGCTGCTCTCGTCCCATCGTTAAGCACAGTTTTAACTGTCGGGTGGTTGAAGATATCCCTAATATTATTGCTAAAGCTTTTTATATTGCTAGCACTGGAAGACCGGGACCTGTGGTTATTGAGCTGCCCAAAGACTTATTAATGCCAACCAGCATGGGCGAATTTCATATTGAAACTGATGTTAAGATGCGTTCATACAATCCAAGCATTAAGGGTCACCCTAAACAAATAAGAAAAGCCGTTAAAGCAATGACTACGGCTAAAAAGCTGGTTGTTTATTCGGGGGGTGGTGTCATTATCGCCAATGCATCAGGCTTGTTAACAAAACTTGTTGAAAAATTAGATGCCCCAATTACCAATACATTAATGGGTTTAGGTGGCATTTCAGGCACTCATAAAAACTATATTGGTATGTTAGGCATGCATGGTTCAGTTGAAGCCAACAAAACGATGGCAAATGCTGATGTCATTCTTGCCCTTGGTGCTCGCTTTGATGATCGTGTCACAAATAATGTTAAGAAATTTTGTCCCGATGCCAAGATAATTCATGTTGATATTGATCCGACTTCTATTTCGAAAACCATTAATGCTCATATCCCGGTTGTTGGCCAACTTGAGGTCGTGTTACAACAGTTATTAGATGAATTAGCGGCAACAGACTTTGAGCCTAATAAAGAAGAAAGAATGCAGTGGTGGCAAGAAGTTAATAACTGGCGCGACATTAACCGCGTAGCTTATGTCCAAGAAGGAGACCAAATAAAACCCCAGCGTGTTATCGAAGCTATGTATAAAATTACCCAAGGTGAAGCATATGTTTGCTCTGATGTCGGTCAACATCAGATGTTTGCTGCACAATACTACCCGTTTGCTAAACCTCGCCAATGGATAAACTCTGGTGGTCTAGGCACAATGGGCTTTGGCTTACCTGCTGCTATGGGGGTTAAATTAGCCTTCCCTGAAAGTCATGTTATTTGCATAACGGGTGATGGCTCTATACAAATGAATATTCAAGAGCTTTCAACGTGTCTACAGTACAACTTACCTGTGGTTATTATTTCATTAAACAACCGCTCATTAGGCATGGTTCGCCAGTGGCAGGATATGGTTTATGGCGGTCGTCATTCATCTTCCTACATGGAGTCGCTTCCTGACTTTGTAAAACTTGCTGAATCATATGGTCATGTAGGTATGCAGATAAACCATTTAGATGAATTAGAAGATAAGCTAACCGAAGCCTTTGCGATTAAAAATCGTTTAGTTTTTGTAGATGTATTAGTAGACGAAAACGAACATGTTTACCCAATGCAGATAAGATTGGGCGCAATTGATGATATGTGGATAAAAAAAGGAGTAAAAGCATAA
- the ilvN gene encoding acetolactate synthase small subunit: MRRILAVLLENEPGSLSRIVGLFSQRAFNIESLTVAPTEDPSLSRITIATRGDDRVLEQIVKQVNKLIDVIKITDLTERSHVERELLLIKVLAMNDKSRTEVKRITDIFRGSIIDIGKQVYTIQLTGDAEKLNAFITTLANETEIIESVRSGCVGIARGEKALRI; the protein is encoded by the coding sequence ATGCGCAGAATTTTAGCTGTTTTATTAGAAAACGAACCGGGCTCTTTATCACGTATTGTTGGCTTATTTTCTCAACGAGCCTTTAATATTGAAAGTTTGACCGTAGCTCCCACTGAAGATCCGAGTTTGTCGCGTATTACTATAGCAACACGAGGCGACGATAGAGTACTAGAGCAGATCGTCAAACAAGTTAATAAACTCATTGATGTCATCAAAATTACCGACTTAACCGAGCGTAGCCATGTTGAACGTGAACTACTGCTGATCAAAGTTTTGGCGATGAATGATAAATCACGCACTGAAGTTAAGCGTATTACCGATATTTTCAGGGGTTCAATTATCGATATTGGTAAGCAAGTTTATACCATTCAATTAACCGGCGATGCTGAAAAGCTTAATGCTTTTATCACGACACTCGCCAATGAAACAGAGATAATTGAATCGGTGCGTTCTGGCTGTGTCGGTATTGCCCGTGGTGAAAAAGCGCTTAGGATATAA
- a CDS encoding GNAT family N-acetyltransferase → MKTTFSLATKSDKKSLMRFYKQQSYSAGLLGLDNAYLLMCSSDIIGAVIISTLSENSQQSFLHALVIERAFRQQTFASQLLTFAFTQHQHQEIFCFADETLNHFYLQNGFEKISEQQLPEPLLGRFLRVKKAKRNLLAFTCKPLIL, encoded by the coding sequence ATGAAAACGACTTTTTCTCTCGCAACTAAAAGTGATAAAAAATCACTGATGCGTTTTTATAAACAGCAAAGTTACAGCGCAGGCCTACTGGGTTTAGACAACGCTTACTTGCTTATGTGCTCATCAGATATTATTGGCGCGGTTATAATTTCAACGCTGTCAGAAAATAGCCAACAATCCTTTTTACATGCTTTGGTTATCGAACGGGCCTTTCGACAACAAACATTTGCCTCACAGCTATTAACCTTTGCTTTCACTCAACATCAACACCAAGAAATATTTTGTTTTGCTGACGAAACGCTAAATCACTTTTATCTGCAAAATGGCTTTGAAAAAATATCTGAACAACAATTACCTGAGCCGCTGTTAGGAAGATTTCTAAGGGTAAAGAAAGCTAAAAGAAATTTATTAGCTTTCACTTGTAAGCCGCTTATTTTATAG
- the folD gene encoding bifunctional methylenetetrahydrofolate dehydrogenase/methenyltetrahydrofolate cyclohydrolase FolD produces MIIDGKQAAADLRKTLTLQVARLKKDKGIVPGLTVVLVGEDPASEIYVRNKIKQTRDVGMISNEIKLPHDTSQIQLLAELQQLNSDDAVHGILVQLPLPKHIDESVIIAAIAPHKDVDGFHAMNSGRLLNGEPGALVPCTPQGCIILAKQHLGEDLSGLHAVVIGRSNIVGKPVALLLLQENCTVTIAHSRTKNLAGICQQADILIAAVGRANFVQASWVKPGATVIDVGINHIEDESGKAKLVGDVDFANVAPVCGAITPVPGGVGPMTIACLLKNTLIAASTNG; encoded by the coding sequence ATGATCATTGATGGTAAGCAGGCAGCTGCTGATTTACGAAAAACACTAACGCTTCAAGTAGCCCGCCTTAAAAAAGACAAGGGAATTGTACCAGGCTTAACTGTGGTACTCGTTGGGGAAGACCCAGCAAGTGAAATTTATGTGCGTAATAAAATAAAGCAGACACGTGATGTCGGCATGATTTCTAACGAAATTAAATTACCTCATGACACTAGCCAAATACAATTATTAGCCGAACTGCAACAGTTAAATAGTGATGATGCGGTGCACGGTATTTTAGTACAATTACCCTTGCCAAAGCACATTGATGAAAGCGTTATTATTGCGGCTATTGCTCCGCATAAAGATGTTGATGGTTTTCATGCGATGAATTCGGGTCGCTTGTTAAATGGCGAGCCAGGCGCATTAGTGCCTTGTACGCCGCAAGGCTGCATTATATTGGCTAAACAACATTTAGGCGAAGACTTATCAGGATTGCATGCGGTTGTCATTGGTCGCTCTAATATCGTTGGTAAGCCTGTTGCTTTGTTACTTCTGCAAGAAAATTGCACAGTAACCATTGCTCATTCCCGTACTAAAAATCTAGCAGGTATTTGTCAGCAAGCCGATATTTTAATTGCGGCGGTTGGCCGAGCTAATTTTGTTCAAGCCAGTTGGGTAAAACCAGGCGCAACTGTTATTGATGTCGGTATTAACCATATAGAAGATGAGAGCGGCAAAGCTAAACTCGTTGGTGATGTCGACTTTGCTAATGTTGCACCGGTTTGTGGTGCGATAACACCAGTACCGGGTGGCGTTGGCCCAATGACCATTGCCTGCTTATTGAAAAACACTCTTATAGCCGCAAGCACTAATGGCTAA
- a CDS encoding YcgN family cysteine cluster protein yields the protein MSEQAPFWQTKKLEEMSRPEWESLCDGCAKCCLNKFIDDDETTQETELLPTTYINEGEQIHYTNIACHLLNEKSCQCSKYEQRTTLVPDCVRLTQENLDGVFFMPPSCTYRRLKEGRGMPSWHPLLNNGKKTAMHKAGMSVRGKIVKDDDVAIEYFEDFIVSWPLNDID from the coding sequence ATGAGCGAACAAGCTCCTTTTTGGCAAACCAAAAAATTAGAAGAAATGAGTCGACCTGAGTGGGAGTCTCTTTGCGATGGTTGTGCTAAATGCTGTCTAAACAAATTTATTGATGATGATGAAACAACCCAGGAAACTGAGTTACTGCCAACCACTTATATCAACGAAGGTGAGCAGATTCATTACACCAATATTGCTTGCCATTTACTGAATGAAAAAAGTTGTCAATGTTCAAAATACGAACAACGTACCACTTTAGTGCCTGATTGTGTGCGCTTAACACAAGAAAATTTAGACGGTGTTTTTTTCATGCCGCCTAGTTGTACCTATCGTCGTCTAAAAGAGGGACGTGGCATGCCTTCGTGGCATCCACTGCTTAACAACGGCAAAAAGACAGCCATGCATAAAGCGGGGATGTCGGTTCGAGGAAAAATAGTTAAAGATGATGATGTTGCGATAGAATATTTTGAAGATTTCATTGTTTCATGGCCGCTAAATGATATCGATTAA
- a CDS encoding lytic murein transglycosylase, whose product MSFCFDIKKYSVLMSCCILLCLTSSAQAAKKNLSAAGFEIYVARLKVEALDKGYDTALVNSAFSQVKFHQRAVKADRSQPETVETLDTYLPKRVPDWKVNKARALYKEHLPLLTKIGKEYNVQPRFIVALWGLETNFGKIMGNYNVISALTTLAYEGRREVFFKKQLWAALTIVQQGHISVEKMKGSWAGAMGQNQFMPTSFVAFAVDGDGDGKKDIWGNLDDVFSSMANYLKKEGWSDELTWGRQVKLPADFDKSLAIPKNTGSRANWLKAWEKTEKTLAQWQALGVRRADGTHLPKVDIKAALVFPDDENGRVYLAYNNYKSLMHWNLSYYFVSSVGHLSDRIKFPPIQ is encoded by the coding sequence ATGTCGTTTTGCTTTGATATTAAAAAATATAGTGTGCTAATGAGTTGTTGTATTTTGCTTTGTTTAACTAGCTCTGCTCAAGCGGCAAAAAAAAATCTAAGCGCAGCGGGTTTTGAGATATATGTTGCCAGACTCAAAGTAGAAGCGCTGGACAAGGGCTATGACACGGCACTTGTTAATAGCGCCTTTTCACAGGTCAAATTTCACCAGCGTGCGGTAAAAGCCGATCGTTCTCAGCCAGAAACTGTTGAAACTTTAGATACTTATTTACCAAAACGTGTTCCTGACTGGAAAGTTAATAAAGCGCGTGCACTGTATAAAGAACATTTACCCTTGTTAACAAAAATTGGTAAAGAATATAACGTTCAACCCCGTTTTATCGTGGCGTTATGGGGGTTAGAAACAAACTTCGGTAAAATCATGGGTAATTATAATGTTATTTCGGCATTAACCACGCTTGCGTATGAAGGCCGCCGTGAAGTGTTTTTTAAGAAACAACTTTGGGCTGCGTTAACTATTGTTCAGCAAGGACATATCAGTGTTGAAAAGATGAAAGGCTCTTGGGCGGGTGCTATGGGGCAAAATCAGTTTATGCCAACCTCGTTTGTTGCTTTTGCGGTCGACGGAGATGGCGATGGCAAGAAAGATATCTGGGGTAATTTAGACGATGTGTTTTCGTCTATGGCTAACTATCTTAAAAAAGAAGGTTGGAGCGACGAATTAACTTGGGGTAGACAGGTTAAATTACCAGCAGATTTCGATAAGTCGTTGGCTATTCCTAAAAATACGGGTAGTCGAGCAAACTGGTTAAAAGCTTGGGAAAAAACAGAAAAAACCTTAGCACAGTGGCAAGCTTTAGGTGTTAGGCGTGCCGATGGTACTCACTTACCTAAAGTCGACATTAAGGCTGCACTAGTATTTCCTGATGACGAAAATGGCCGTGTTTATTTAGCTTATAATAATTATAAGAGTCTAATGCATTGGAATCTATCTTATTATTTTGTTAGCTCGGTCGGTCATTTATCAGACAGAATAAAATTTCCACCTATTCAGTAA
- a CDS encoding YcgL domain-containing protein: MLCTIYKSTKKAQTYLFVKQRNDFSSVPAPLMSIFGTPTLVTVMNLAKKEKLALADIEKVKANLNEQGFYLQLPPPIENLLDQHKTEMKIKNNNDD; this comes from the coding sequence ATGCTGTGTACCATCTATAAAAGTACTAAAAAAGCGCAAACATATCTTTTTGTTAAACAACGTAATGATTTCTCATCAGTACCGGCACCCTTGATGTCAATTTTTGGTACGCCAACACTTGTTACTGTGATGAATTTAGCAAAAAAAGAAAAGCTGGCACTAGCAGACATTGAAAAAGTAAAAGCAAATTTAAATGAGCAAGGCTTTTACTTACAGCTTCCACCACCCATAGAAAACTTACTTGACCAACATAAAACGGAAATGAAAATAAAAAATAACAATGATGATTAA
- the rnd gene encoding ribonuclease D, whose amino-acid sequence MNKTYVEDHASLVVLCQKLAQADFLAIDTEFVRTRTLYPKLGLIQVNDGENLALIDPVAIDDLSPFWQLLTDEKICKVLHACSEDLEVFLTAANCRPVNLIDSQIMMSFLGHGLSMGYAAMVNHYLDIEVDKSESRTDWMKRPLSAKQLDYAQADVEYLFQLYPRIRDELEQKGWLDAAQEESDLLIEKKFTPIDESKLYRNIKLSWKLSAKQLYILQHLASWRFQQAKSRDMPIGFIAKDHTLFALAVHNPDNVAVMANLEGVEMLDVRHKGKTMLMVLKKAEQEDCGQYPEKIFRLDEYPGYKQIFKKVKNFVAEQALNAELTPENLASKKQINQFLSWHFKLHNAPEYSESIDILSGWRKTLFGEQLNLFAKNDFK is encoded by the coding sequence TTGAATAAAACTTACGTAGAAGATCATGCCTCATTGGTTGTACTTTGTCAGAAACTTGCGCAAGCAGACTTTTTGGCAATAGATACCGAATTTGTTCGTACTCGTACCTTGTATCCTAAATTAGGTCTTATTCAAGTGAACGACGGGGAAAATTTAGCGTTAATTGACCCCGTTGCGATAGATGATTTATCACCCTTTTGGCAGCTACTAACCGATGAAAAAATTTGCAAGGTACTGCATGCTTGCTCAGAAGACTTAGAAGTTTTTCTGACTGCGGCAAATTGTCGTCCGGTTAACTTAATTGACAGTCAAATAATGATGTCGTTTCTTGGTCATGGTTTATCAATGGGCTATGCCGCAATGGTCAACCATTATCTTGATATAGAAGTTGATAAGTCAGAGTCAAGAACCGATTGGATGAAGCGTCCTTTAAGTGCTAAACAGCTTGATTATGCGCAAGCAGACGTCGAGTATCTATTTCAACTTTACCCGCGTATTCGTGATGAACTTGAGCAAAAAGGCTGGCTCGATGCTGCGCAGGAAGAAAGTGATTTACTGATAGAGAAAAAATTTACGCCTATCGATGAAAGTAAATTATATCGTAATATCAAGTTAAGCTGGAAACTCAGCGCCAAGCAACTCTACATCTTGCAACACTTAGCCAGTTGGCGTTTTCAGCAAGCGAAGAGTCGTGATATGCCGATAGGCTTCATTGCCAAAGATCACACCTTATTTGCTTTAGCGGTTCATAACCCTGATAACGTTGCGGTTATGGCCAACCTTGAAGGCGTCGAAATGCTTGATGTTCGCCACAAGGGCAAAACAATGTTGATGGTTTTAAAAAAGGCTGAGCAAGAAGATTGTGGTCAATACCCAGAGAAAATTTTTCGTCTTGATGAATATCCGGGTTATAAACAAATCTTTAAGAAAGTGAAAAACTTTGTCGCTGAACAAGCGCTAAACGCTGAACTTACTCCTGAAAATTTAGCCTCGAAAAAACAAATTAATCAATTTTTGTCATGGCATTTTAAATTACATAATGCGCCCGAGTATAGTGAATCAATTGATATATTATCGGGCTGGCGTAAAACCTTGTTCGGTGAGCAATTAAATTTATTCGCTAAAAATGATTTTAAATAA
- the rluB gene encoding 23S rRNA pseudouridine(2605) synthase RluB translates to MSEKLQKVLARAGKGSRREMETFISAGRISVDGKTAFLGDRIEGSEQIRLDGHIVKLKPKEDDLCRVIMYNKPEGEMCTRKDPEGRPTVFDRLPPLENSRWVAVGRLDINTSGMLLFTTDGELANRLMHPSQKVEREYAVRVFGEVNEAMLQTLRAGVKLEDGPAKFQKITYKGGEGRNHWFHVVLSEGRNREVRRLWESQEVQVSRLIRVRYGDMEMKRQLPNGGWTELALPEVNYYRKLVGLPVETQSKVKVDEKVMDNAKSRRIRRSVKKHQQRSQQATRRRR, encoded by the coding sequence ATGTCTGAAAAATTACAAAAAGTCCTTGCCCGTGCCGGTAAAGGTTCACGCCGTGAAATGGAAACCTTCATTAGTGCTGGTCGTATCAGTGTTGATGGAAAAACCGCTTTTTTAGGGGATCGCATCGAAGGAAGTGAGCAAATTCGTCTTGATGGTCACATCGTTAAGTTAAAACCTAAAGAAGACGATTTATGTCGTGTCATTATGTACAACAAGCCCGAAGGCGAAATGTGTACCCGTAAAGATCCTGAAGGGCGTCCAACGGTTTTTGATCGTTTACCGCCACTAGAGAATAGTCGCTGGGTTGCTGTTGGTCGATTAGATATTAACACTTCGGGTATGTTGTTATTTACCACCGATGGCGAGCTTGCTAATCGCTTAATGCATCCTTCACAAAAAGTTGAACGTGAATATGCAGTGCGTGTTTTTGGCGAAGTCAATGAAGCCATGCTGCAAACATTGCGTGCGGGTGTTAAATTGGAAGATGGACCGGCGAAGTTTCAAAAGATCACTTACAAAGGTGGTGAAGGGCGTAATCATTGGTTTCATGTGGTACTTTCAGAAGGGCGTAACCGTGAAGTTCGCCGTTTATGGGAAAGCCAAGAAGTTCAAGTCAGCCGTCTAATTCGTGTGCGCTATGGCGATATGGAAATGAAACGACAATTACCTAATGGTGGTTGGACTGAGTTAGCTTTACCTGAAGTCAATTACTACCGTAAATTAGTGGGTTTGCCTGTTGAAACACAAAGCAAAGTTAAAGTGGACGAAAAAGTGATGGATAATGCCAAAAGCCGTCGTATTCGCCGCTCAGTGAAAAAACATCAACAAAGAAGTCAACAAGCAACGCGTCGTCGCCGTTAG
- the scpB gene encoding SMC-Scp complex subunit ScpB yields MTTVEKIKIAKLIEAAFFVSDGPLSVKQIKTELLVNYQLNHQQIRDVIGELVIKYKNSGVNLVQVASGYRFETISELNEDLAIFVAKLTKEKTPKYSRALLETLALIAYKQPITRGEIEEIRGVAVSSYIMKTLLERNWVKVVGNKEVPGRPSLYATTKAFLDYFSLTSLSQLPELLPMADLGAIDKPLQALV; encoded by the coding sequence ATGACAACTGTTGAAAAAATAAAAATAGCTAAACTTATTGAAGCGGCTTTTTTTGTTAGTGATGGACCTTTGAGTGTTAAGCAAATAAAAACAGAGTTATTAGTTAATTATCAGCTAAATCACCAGCAAATTCGTGATGTCATTGGTGAATTGGTGATAAAATATAAAAATTCAGGGGTTAACTTGGTGCAGGTTGCTTCAGGTTACCGATTTGAAACGATTAGTGAGCTTAATGAAGACTTAGCTATTTTTGTTGCTAAGCTCACCAAAGAAAAAACGCCTAAGTATTCGCGAGCACTTTTAGAAACGCTTGCCCTTATTGCTTATAAACAGCCAATAACCCGCGGCGAAATTGAAGAGATTCGCGGAGTAGCGGTAAGTAGTTATATAATGAAAACATTATTAGAAAGAAACTGGGTGAAAGTGGTTGGTAATAAAGAAGTGCCTGGGCGGCCATCGTTATATGCGACCACAAAAGCATTTTTAGATTATTTTTCATTAACTTCATTAAGCCAGTTACCCGAATTATTGCCTATGGCTGATTTAGGCGCTATAGATAAACCTTTGCAAGCATTGGTTTAG